One segment of Triticum aestivum cultivar Chinese Spring chromosome 2A, IWGSC CS RefSeq v2.1, whole genome shotgun sequence DNA contains the following:
- the LOC123189137 gene encoding RNA polymerase II C-terminal domain phosphatase-like 4 → MSLAAESPSPSPSSSSGSDDFAALLDAELDLASAVDSASVGDPSTSPTSSDDEEDDDEDVVADVETVEQSSAKRRKVKVQYQDRETAIRPDEDSIGSSEDAQIKICPPHPGYFGGLCFRCGKRQDEEDVPGVAFGYVHKGLRLGTTEIDRLRGSDLKNLLRERKLILILDLDHTLINSTKLHDISAAENNLGIQTAASKDDPNGSLFTLEGMQMLTKLRPFVRKFLKEASNMFEMYIYTMGDKAYAIEIAKLLDPHNVYFNSKVISNSDCTQRHQKGLDMVLGAESVAVILDDTEYVWQKHKENLILMERYHYFASSCRQFGFSVKSLSELMQDERGSDGALATILDVLKRIHTIFFDSAVETALSSRDVRQVIKRVRQEVLQGCKLVFSRVFPSSSRPQDQFIWKMAEQLGAICSADVDSTITHVVAVDVGTDKARWAVKNNKILVHPRWIEASNFRWHRQQEEDFPVKVKKNEKDKENDVAAATDAANGKVNDVVAAATDPANEKDKEDDVAPAATDPANEEDKEIDVAAAVTYSTNS, encoded by the exons ATGAGTCTAGCAGCCGaatcgccgtcgccgtccccgtcgtcgtcgaGCGGCAGCGACGATTTCGCTGCGCTCCTAGACGCGGAGCTGGATCTCGCCTCTGCCGTCGACTCCGCCTCTGTGGGCGACCCCTCCACATCACCCACAAGCAGCGACGACgaagaggatgacgacgaagacgTGGTGGCCGATGTAGAAACCGTGGAGCAGAGCAG TGCCAAAAGGCGTAAAGTGAAGGTGCAATACCAAGATCGAGAAACGGCAATAAGGCCTGACGAAGATTCCATTG GTTCATCTGAAGATGCTCAAATCAAGATATGTCCTCCACATCCTGGATATTTTGGTGGACTTTGCTTTAGGTGTGGGAAAAGACAAGACGAGGAAGATGTTCCAGGGGTTGCTTTTGGTTATGTCCACAAG GGTTTGAGGCTAGGTACAACAGAAATTGACAGATTGCGTGGATCTGATTTGAAGAATTTGCTGCGTGAAAGAAAACTGATACTTATTTTAGACTTGGACCATACACTTATCAACTCGACAAAACTCCATGATATTTCTGCTGCTGAAAATAACCTGGGAATTCAGACTGCTGCATCAAAAG ACGATCCAAATGGAAGCTTGTTCACATTAGAAGGAATGCAGATGCTTACAAAGTTGAGACCCTTTGTCCGTAAATTTCTAAAAGAAGCAAGCAATATGTTTGAGATGTATATATATACCATGGGCGACAAGGCTTATGCAATTGAAATAGCAAAGCTTCTTGACCCTCATAATGTCTATTTTAATTCCAAAGTGATTTCAAACTCTGACTGCACACAGCGACACCAGAAAGGTCTTGATATGGTTCTTGGAGCTGAAAGTGTTGCCGTGATTCTTGATGATACCGAGTAT GTCTGGCAGAAGCATAAAGAAAACCTAATTCTGATGGAGAGATATCATTACTTTGCTTCAAGCTGTCGCCAGTTTGGTTTTAGCGTCAAATCTCTGTCAGAGTTGATGCAAGATGAAAGGGGGAGTGATGGTGCTTTGGCTACTATCTTAGATGTTCTGAAGCGTATACACACGATTTTCTTTGACTCG GCTGTTGAAACTGCTCTTTCTTCACGGGATGTAAGACAG GTAATCAAGAGGGTACGGCAGGAAGTACTGCAAGGCTGCAAATTAGTCTTCAGTCGGGTGTTCCCATCCAGTTCTCGCCCACAGGATCAGTTTATCTGGAAGATGGCCGAGCAGCTGGGAGCCATTTGCTCCGCAGACGTTGATTCCACGATCACCCATGTTGTCGCTGTGGATGTTGGCACAGATAAGGCCCGTTGGGCAGTTAAGAACAACAAGATCCTGGTCCACCCCCGCTGGATTGAAGCCTCGAATTTCCGGTGGCACCGTCAGCAGGAGGAAGATTTCCCCGTAAAGGTAAAGAAGAATGAAAAGGATAAGGAAAATGATGTTGCTGCTGCCACTGATGCAGCGAATGGAAAGGTTAATGATGTTGTTGCTGCTGCCACTGATCCAGCGAATGAAAAGGATAAAGAAGACGATGTTGCTCCTGCTGCCACTGATCCAGCGAATGAAGAGGATAAAGAAATCGATGTTGCTGCTGCTGTCACTTATTCAACGAACTCATAA